The following proteins are co-located in the Gloeocapsa sp. PCC 7428 genome:
- a CDS encoding MFS transporter: protein MLRDLKLLLLLLAGSLTTMTGGIVAPILPEMIQQLHFDPGIAAHLVSIHCLTIALSSPLLGILADKVGSLWVLVPSLLLYAFFGTVGAVIQSILPLLVSRALLGVASGGIAAASLGLLGNMYEGQQRSQALAYATSTLTITGILFPLLGGWLGNINWRLTFGLYSLGIPLAVVAVVMLRQQTQPTKVNQIASNKLGHILGDRRVVGLLMTLGGASIVMYTVVIYAPLYFRATINAGAALNGIILATRAIGAAIVSAFVAKRLVQSLGTAQASAVGFALMAVTLATLPLLDQLFLILFMAGLFGAGFGIVLPSLYSALADIAPANLRSSILALGAGAGFLGQFCSPILLSPVLNRSGLPSVFYTAASLSAAIAISLILFGSDRRITTN, encoded by the coding sequence ATGTTACGTGACCTAAAACTTTTATTACTACTGCTTGCTGGTTCGTTGACAACAATGACAGGCGGAATTGTCGCACCCATTTTGCCAGAAATGATCCAGCAGCTGCACTTTGACCCTGGTATTGCAGCGCACCTAGTCAGCATTCATTGCTTAACAATCGCACTATCTAGCCCGTTGCTGGGGATTTTGGCAGACAAAGTTGGTTCATTGTGGGTGTTAGTGCCTTCACTATTGCTATACGCATTCTTTGGTACAGTAGGCGCAGTCATACAAAGTATCTTACCGTTATTAGTGAGTCGAGCTTTACTCGGTGTTGCAAGTGGAGGAATTGCCGCCGCTAGTCTTGGTTTGCTTGGTAATATGTACGAAGGTCAACAGCGATCGCAGGCGCTAGCTTACGCAACAAGTACCTTAACAATTACTGGAATTCTGTTTCCGCTACTTGGAGGCTGGCTAGGTAATATTAACTGGCGCTTGACTTTTGGGCTATACAGTCTCGGAATTCCCTTAGCAGTCGTTGCCGTTGTCATGTTACGCCAACAGACGCAACCAACGAAAGTCAATCAAATAGCTAGCAACAAACTTGGTCACATTTTAGGCGATCGCCGCGTTGTCGGGTTACTGATGACTCTCGGTGGGGCATCAATTGTGATGTATACTGTTGTGATCTACGCACCACTTTACTTTAGAGCAACTATCAATGCTGGTGCAGCGCTTAACGGTATTATTCTGGCAACACGAGCTATTGGAGCCGCAATTGTATCTGCATTTGTCGCTAAACGCTTGGTACAATCTTTAGGTACAGCACAGGCTAGCGCCGTAGGTTTTGCACTCATGGCTGTCACCTTAGCTACGCTGCCGCTACTCGACCAACTCTTCTTGATTTTATTCATGGCGGGACTATTTGGGGCAGGATTTGGAATTGTCCTACCTAGTCTTTATAGTGCCTTAGCAGATATCGCACCTGCAAACCTGCGTTCGAGTATCTTAGCATTAGGCGCAGGTGCCGGATTTTTAGGACAATTTTGTTCGCCTATTCTGCTGAGTCCTGTGTTGAACCGCAGTGGATTACCATCTGTATTTTACACTGCTGCAAGTTTATCCGCCGCGATCGCAATTTCGCTGATTTTATTTGGTAGCGATCGCCGAATCACCACAAACTGA
- a CDS encoding energy-coupling factor ABC transporter ATP-binding protein, translated as MKQQVPVQEAIAIQNLSFSYQNRLNVLQNLNLTIRAGERVGLIGANGSGKTTLFLLTCGVLKPTAGKILLFDKPVAAGEFRPEIGLVFQNPNDQLFLPSVRDDIAFGPENMGLSATEVEERIQEAVSLTGVQSLIERVPHHLSGGEKCMVAIAGVLAMRPQLILYDEPSANLDMRSRRRLIQFLQRSPQTIAISSHDLELILEVCDRVLLLGEGQIIADGNPRDVMGDQQLMEAHGLEKPFSLTTR; from the coding sequence ATGAAGCAGCAAGTACCCGTTCAAGAGGCGATCGCAATTCAAAATCTCTCTTTCTCGTATCAAAACCGACTGAATGTCTTACAAAATCTCAATTTAACCATCCGCGCTGGTGAAAGAGTCGGTTTAATTGGCGCGAATGGTTCAGGTAAAACGACACTATTTTTGCTAACGTGTGGTGTCTTGAAGCCTACCGCTGGAAAAATACTACTTTTTGATAAACCAGTCGCGGCGGGAGAGTTTCGTCCTGAAATTGGTTTAGTTTTTCAAAATCCCAACGACCAGTTATTTTTGCCCTCAGTGCGGGACGATATTGCGTTTGGTCCTGAAAATATGGGATTATCTGCAACCGAGGTAGAAGAACGTATCCAAGAAGCTGTATCACTGACTGGCGTGCAAAGTTTAATTGAACGAGTTCCGCATCATCTCTCCGGCGGTGAGAAGTGTATGGTTGCAATTGCTGGAGTTTTAGCGATGCGTCCGCAACTTATTTTGTATGATGAGCCTTCGGCTAATTTAGATATGCGTTCTCGTCGGCGGTTGATTCAGTTCCTTCAGCGATCGCCGCAGACGATCGCGATCTCTTCCCACGACTTGGAACTGATTTTAGAAGTCTGCGATCGCGTACTTCTTCTCGGTGAAGGTCAAATTATTGCTGATGGCAATCCTCGTGACGTTATGGGCGATCAGCAGTTGATGGAAGCACACGGTTTAGAAAAGCCTTTTTCGCTGACGACTCGCTAG
- the cbiQ gene encoding cobalt ECF transporter T component CbiQ has product MTRGLDTYAYLKSPIHRWEPRCKLVALLTLIFAFAFVQQLILLPAMVIVTLIYYGVSRLPVAFLLKRLRYPGFFLAAIAILLPFSVGDTVIWQASFLALRQEGLLALTLVITRFLCILTVGLILFGTAPFLTSIKAMRSLGLPPVLADMTLLSYRYIEQFGEDLRRMQTAMRLRGFRVNNLSRRNLIVLASLIGSLLVRSYDQSQQVYQAMILRGYGCIPPRRQRFKTHASDLIALIVTCFIAFGFVVAEIVLAS; this is encoded by the coding sequence ATGACACGCGGATTAGACACTTATGCTTATCTAAAGTCCCCGATTCATCGTTGGGAACCGCGATGCAAACTTGTCGCGCTTTTAACTTTGATCTTTGCTTTTGCTTTTGTACAGCAGTTAATTTTGTTACCAGCAATGGTAATAGTGACGTTGATTTATTACGGTGTCTCGCGTCTCCCAGTCGCTTTTTTGCTGAAGCGGTTGCGTTATCCTGGTTTTTTTTTGGCGGCGATCGCGATTCTCTTACCCTTCAGTGTTGGTGACACAGTAATTTGGCAAGCAAGTTTCTTAGCGCTGCGACAAGAAGGATTACTAGCGCTAACATTGGTTATTACTAGATTTTTGTGTATTTTGACCGTTGGTTTGATTTTGTTCGGTACTGCACCATTTCTAACGAGTATTAAAGCGATGCGATCGCTTGGTTTACCCCCAGTTTTAGCTGATATGACACTGCTGTCGTACCGCTATATTGAACAATTTGGAGAAGATTTAAGAAGAATGCAAACAGCAATGCGGTTACGCGGGTTTCGAGTTAACAACTTAAGTCGGCGTAACTTAATAGTTTTGGCATCGCTCATTGGTAGCTTATTAGTGCGGAGTTACGATCAGTCACAACAAGTTTATCAAGCAATGATTTTACGCGGGTATGGTTGCATTCCTCCACGCCGTCAACGCTTTAAAACTCATGCTAGCGATCTTATTGCCTTGATTGTGACTTGTTTTATTGCATTTGGGTTTGTTGTTGCAGAGATCGTCTTGGCATCATGA
- the cbiM gene encoding cobalt transporter CbiM gives MSPQSMHIPDGILPAAIIVAGYATTGGVTWYSLRQIKRDRNPQENIPKASLLTAAFFVASWIHIPVPPVSVHLILNGLLGTILGYYAFPAILIGLFFQAVMFQHGGLSTLGVNASMFGIPAILAYHLFQLRYKIGKNNRVWTGIFAFLAGAGGLGLSVVLFFFLIITSIPANIDAAVERNVIYGLVLAHIPLMLIEGAFTAAVALFLMRVKPELLEQ, from the coding sequence TTGTCTCCTCAATCTATGCACATTCCTGACGGTATCCTTCCCGCTGCGATTATTGTTGCAGGCTACGCAACGACTGGCGGGGTAACATGGTACTCACTGCGTCAAATTAAACGCGATCGCAACCCACAAGAAAATATTCCGAAAGCATCGTTACTCACAGCAGCGTTTTTTGTTGCTTCTTGGATTCATATTCCCGTACCGCCAGTAAGCGTTCATTTGATCTTGAATGGGCTGTTGGGGACTATTTTGGGATACTATGCTTTTCCGGCAATTCTTATTGGCTTATTTTTTCAAGCGGTAATGTTTCAGCATGGAGGGTTATCAACGCTGGGAGTGAATGCCAGTATGTTTGGTATTCCCGCAATTTTGGCTTACCACTTGTTTCAGCTACGTTACAAAATTGGCAAGAATAACCGCGTGTGGACAGGGATATTTGCGTTTCTCGCTGGCGCGGGTGGGTTAGGACTTTCAGTCGTGTTATTTTTCTTTTTGATAATTACGAGTATTCCGGCAAATATTGATGCTGCGGTGGAACGCAATGTGATTTATGGACTCGTACTTGCACATATCCCATTAATGCTGATTGAAGGCGCGTTTACCGCAGCTGTCGCTTTGTTTCTGATGCGCGTTAAGCCGGAACTGTTGGAACAATGA
- a CDS encoding carboxypeptidase-like regulatory domain-containing protein produces MNFKWKIIIPFAFLSVFGSSASAIAHGVRMQARETQAIEVNAEYDTGEPMAQAQVTVYAPNDPATPWLEGTTDKNGNFIFTPDSSQPGNWSVQVRQAGHGSIVNIPVEGNQASAEGNGTAPAANTPRVASSESANFTPLQLILMGAAGVWGFIGTALFFMRGNKSNSELRRSESQNG; encoded by the coding sequence ATGAATTTTAAGTGGAAAATAATTATCCCTTTTGCTTTTCTTTCTGTTTTTGGCTCATCAGCTAGTGCGATCGCACACGGTGTGCGAATGCAAGCACGAGAAACGCAAGCAATTGAGGTCAATGCAGAATATGACACGGGCGAACCAATGGCACAAGCCCAAGTGACCGTTTATGCGCCTAACGACCCTGCGACTCCTTGGTTAGAAGGTACAACCGACAAAAATGGAAACTTCATATTTACACCAGACTCCTCGCAGCCTGGCAATTGGTCAGTCCAAGTACGCCAAGCAGGTCATGGCAGTATTGTCAATATTCCTGTAGAAGGTAATCAAGCGTCAGCTGAAGGAAACGGTACAGCACCAGCAGCGAATACTCCGCGTGTCGCAAGTAGTGAATCGGCTAACTTTACTCCCTTGCAACTCATCTTAATGGGAGCCGCTGGCGTCTGGGGATTCATTGGTACAGCATTATTCTTTATGCGCGGTAATAAAAGCAATTCTGAACTGCGACGTTCGGAGTCACAGAATGGGTAA
- a CDS encoding ATP-binding cassette domain-containing protein, with amino-acid sequence MTSYQLPSLKLRLFSLTYQLMTDIMVQAEGLKKRFGNMVALRGIDLAVPAGSVLGVLGPNGAGKTTTINCLTTLLKPDAGFCAIAGYDVVKQPAAVRALIGVTGQFAAVDEELTARENLILFGRLLRLSARQATRRATELLEQFDLIEASHRRVKEFSGGMRRRLDLAASIVAEPLVLFLDEPTTGLDPRSRRQLWEMVRALQASGITILLTTQYLEEADELADRIVVIDRGTVIAEGTSDDLKNRVGGTFCELELADPKDERQVRQLLADLGDLQGRGSTLTLPAPNGVATLSEVVQRVSATGIVLADISLRRPSLDDVFFALTGHATGDEAL; translated from the coding sequence ATGACCAGTTACCAGTTACCAAGCTTGAAGTTACGTTTATTTTCACTGACTTACCAACTGATGACAGACATAATGGTACAAGCCGAGGGGCTCAAAAAGCGCTTTGGCAACATGGTAGCGCTGCGTGGAATTGATTTAGCCGTTCCTGCTGGTTCTGTGCTAGGGGTGCTAGGTCCAAATGGTGCGGGTAAAACAACGACAATCAACTGTTTAACGACGTTACTCAAACCTGATGCTGGTTTTTGTGCGATCGCAGGTTATGATGTCGTCAAGCAACCTGCGGCGGTTCGCGCCTTGATTGGGGTAACAGGACAATTTGCGGCTGTTGATGAAGAACTCACCGCGCGGGAAAACTTAATTCTCTTTGGCAGGCTGCTACGATTGTCGGCAAGGCAAGCAACGCGCCGCGCCACCGAACTTTTAGAACAATTTGATTTAATCGAGGCGAGTCATCGGCGCGTTAAAGAATTCTCTGGTGGAATGCGTAGAAGACTCGATCTCGCCGCGAGTATTGTCGCTGAACCGTTAGTGTTATTTCTCGATGAACCAACAACCGGACTCGATCCCCGCAGTCGTCGTCAGTTGTGGGAAATGGTACGCGCTTTGCAAGCAAGTGGGATCACAATTTTATTAACAACGCAGTATTTAGAAGAAGCTGACGAGTTAGCCGATCGCATTGTTGTGATTGACCGAGGTACAGTTATTGCTGAAGGAACTTCTGACGACCTCAAAAACCGAGTCGGTGGAACGTTTTGCGAGTTAGAGTTAGCCGATCCTAAAGACGAACGGCAAGTGCGACAATTACTCGCAGATCTTGGCGATCTTCAAGGTAGAGGCTCAACATTAACGCTTCCTGCACCAAATGGAGTTGCAACCTTATCGGAAGTCGTACAGCGAGTCAGCGCCACAGGTATTGTTTTAGCAGATATTTCCCTACGTCGTCCGAGTTTAGATGATGTCTTTTTTGCCTTAACAGGTCATGCTACAGGAGATGAAGCATTGTGA
- a CDS encoding ABC transporter permease, translated as MNSADLHSKAQALVKLRHESGINRAISDSLLIAWRNLIRLSRTPAVIVSVILFPILFFSGFLLAFERLMSFQGIDYVQYLVPIITLQAMFFTAMSSAVTLAKDIKTGMLQRCRAMPISRAAVLGGLILAYLVRAIAATIILLTFAHLYGFRFHTSLIAVVGYLALTLLFTTTTVAGYATLALLLRQPDVVNSLLIVPYAPLLLLSTGFSPAENFPHWLQPFVQAQPVSYTAAALRALVNGTELLVPLLWSLVWLIGLLVAFGFIAVRLYQRS; from the coding sequence GTGAATAGTGCTGATTTACACTCCAAAGCACAAGCATTGGTGAAACTGCGACACGAGTCAGGAATAAACCGCGCGATTTCTGATAGTTTACTAATTGCTTGGCGGAACTTGATTCGTCTCAGTCGCACTCCAGCGGTGATTGTATCGGTGATCCTGTTTCCGATTTTATTTTTCAGCGGCTTTTTGCTAGCCTTTGAACGCTTGATGAGCTTTCAGGGAATTGATTACGTTCAGTACCTTGTGCCGATCATCACGCTGCAAGCGATGTTTTTTACCGCAATGAGTTCAGCGGTGACTTTGGCTAAAGATATCAAAACAGGAATGCTGCAACGTTGTCGGGCGATGCCTATTTCACGGGCGGCGGTACTGGGTGGGCTGATTTTGGCATATTTGGTGCGGGCGATCGCCGCTACAATTATTTTATTGACTTTTGCGCATTTATATGGGTTCCGCTTTCACACGAGTTTGATCGCCGTTGTCGGCTATCTTGCGCTAACGTTACTCTTCACCACAACAACTGTCGCCGGTTATGCAACTTTAGCTTTACTTTTACGCCAACCTGACGTAGTGAACTCGCTACTAATTGTTCCCTACGCGCCCTTACTATTACTAAGTACAGGATTTAGTCCCGCTGAAAATTTCCCTCACTGGTTGCAACCATTCGTCCAAGCACAACCTGTAAGCTACACAGCGGCTGCACTCCGCGCGTTAGTTAATGGTACTGAATTATTAGTTCCCTTATTGTGGTCACTCGTATGGCTAATTGGGCTACTCGTCGCTTTTGGTTTCATCGCAGTTCGACTTTACCAACGATCATGA
- a CDS encoding ABC transporter permease has translation MANWATRRFWFHRSSTLPTIMTTLPTASQLVAKRREGGITRTFNDIALIAQRNLLLDIRNPAVIIGATGFPVFLMLIFTASFARVVIPQGSYADYAQFLVPLSIVQGLLFSTASIGVALYNDLDSGMDTRLRTLPIARFALLAGRILGGAGRLLAQVIIITFVGYFIGFRFQTGIVSILTFLFLPVIFASAFSWIAVFFAVKAKAAESVQVSMTSWLLPLTFLSIGLVPLEGFPEWLQGFVAINPVSVAAQALRGLATGGSAIGFVLETLLWSVAITVVFSTLAIRAYQRRSA, from the coding sequence ATGGCTAATTGGGCTACTCGTCGCTTTTGGTTTCATCGCAGTTCGACTTTACCAACGATCATGACAACACTTCCTACTGCATCTCAATTAGTCGCAAAGCGCCGCGAGGGTGGAATAACTCGTACCTTCAACGATATTGCCCTGATCGCGCAACGCAATCTGCTACTCGATATCAGAAACCCCGCAGTCATTATTGGTGCAACAGGTTTTCCAGTATTTTTGATGCTGATTTTTACCGCCAGCTTCGCTAGAGTTGTCATCCCGCAAGGAAGTTATGCTGATTATGCCCAGTTTCTCGTCCCCTTAAGCATTGTTCAAGGATTACTATTTAGTACCGCAAGTATTGGCGTAGCGCTATACAACGATCTTGATAGTGGCATGGATACACGCCTGCGAACTTTACCGATCGCCCGTTTTGCATTACTTGCTGGTAGAATTTTAGGCGGTGCAGGGCGCTTACTAGCACAAGTCATTATTATTACATTCGTCGGCTACTTCATTGGGTTTCGCTTTCAAACTGGTATCGTTTCGATCCTCACATTTTTATTCTTACCAGTCATTTTTGCATCAGCCTTTTCTTGGATTGCAGTCTTTTTCGCCGTTAAAGCCAAAGCTGCTGAATCGGTGCAAGTTTCTATGACATCGTGGTTACTACCACTCACCTTTCTCAGCATTGGTTTAGTACCACTAGAAGGCTTTCCTGAATGGTTACAAGGTTTTGTAGCTATTAACCCCGTCTCTGTTGCTGCACAAGCGCTACGAGGCTTAGCAACAGGTGGATCTGCAATAGGTTTTGTCCTTGAAACTTTGCTATGGAGTGTTGCAATTACAGTAGTATTTAGCACCTTAGCAATCCGTGCCTATCAACGCCGCAGCGCGTGA
- a CDS encoding Uma2 family endonuclease — protein MVPYELRQLPTSDELPCSDDTPVDNEDQNFIPNFLLFLLESIWKNRNDWFFGVDMGIYHTTGANVRIPVVPDGFLSLGVERRKQGKSRKSYVTWEENDVVPKLVLEIVSWTPGGEYDTKAEIYAKLGVLYYIIYNPEYWRRDSHQPFEVYQLVNGEYQLQIEEPFWMPEIGLGIGRGQYVSGNVQREILYWYNVQGTRYQTPEEIATAERQRAEQQRQRAERLAARLRELGESID, from the coding sequence ATGGTACCTTACGAACTGCGCCAACTACCCACGAGCGATGAACTACCTTGTTCTGACGATACTCCGGTGGATAACGAAGATCAAAACTTTATCCCAAATTTTTTATTGTTCTTACTAGAAAGCATCTGGAAAAACCGCAACGATTGGTTTTTTGGTGTTGATATGGGAATTTACCATACTACTGGAGCCAACGTCCGCATCCCAGTTGTCCCCGATGGCTTTTTAAGTTTAGGTGTAGAAAGACGCAAGCAAGGGAAGTCGCGCAAAAGTTACGTTACCTGGGAAGAAAATGATGTTGTCCCCAAGCTTGTTTTAGAAATTGTCTCGTGGACTCCAGGAGGCGAATACGACACCAAGGCTGAAATTTATGCCAAGTTGGGAGTATTGTATTACATAATTTACAACCCAGAGTATTGGCGCAGAGACTCACATCAACCTTTTGAGGTTTATCAGTTAGTTAACGGCGAGTATCAGTTACAAATTGAGGAGCCATTTTGGATGCCAGAAATTGGTTTGGGTATTGGGCGTGGACAATATGTATCCGGTAATGTGCAACGCGAGATTTTATATTGGTACAACGTGCAAGGTACACGCTACCAAACTCCTGAAGAAATAGCAACCGCAGAACGTCAACGGGCTGAGCAACAAAGGCAACGGGCTGAACGTTTAGCTGCAAGATTACGCGAATTGGGAGAAAGTATTGATTAG
- a CDS encoding BrnT family toxin: protein MEYEWDEAKRLANLRKHGIDFIDVPSVFESNIVTVEDDRYSYGEQRFVTFGLLQGRVIAIVHTELEDCTRIISARKATKYEQRTYFEQLSN, encoded by the coding sequence ATGGAATATGAATGGGATGAAGCAAAACGTCTTGCCAATCTTCGTAAGCACGGAATAGATTTTATCGATGTCCCATCTGTATTTGAGAGCAATATTGTAACAGTTGAGGACGATCGTTACAGCTATGGAGAACAACGTTTTGTCACATTCGGTTTGTTGCAAGGGCGAGTGATTGCCATTGTCCATACCGAACTTGAGGATTGCACCCGTATTATCTCTGCAAGAAAAGCAACGAAATATGAACAACGAACCTACTTCGAGCAACTCTCAAACTGA
- a CDS encoding BrnA antitoxin family protein, with product MNNEPTSSNSQTDWQRLDAMSDEDIDLSDCPEITPEMFAKAVVRRGLPATKAKAQVTLRIDSDVLEWFKSQGRGYQTQINQLLRAYMEAHQQLSD from the coding sequence ATGAACAACGAACCTACTTCGAGCAACTCTCAAACTGATTGGCAACGATTGGACGCAATGAGCGATGAAGATATTGACTTATCAGATTGTCCAGAGATTACGCCGGAAATGTTTGCTAAGGCTGTAGTGCGGCGGGGTTTACCTGCTACAAAAGCCAAAGCTCAAGTTACGCTTCGCATTGATAGCGATGTATTGGAGTGGTTTAAGTCTCAAGGGCGGGGATATCAAACACAGATTAATCAATTACTACGAGCATATATGGAGGCACATCAACAACTGTCAGATTGA
- a CDS encoding antitoxin, protein MNTAKISTDGTHQIVILPEEFQITGTEVYIKKVGNAIVLIAKDNPWQSLFESLEQFSEDFMTTREQPSLDVREAL, encoded by the coding sequence ATGAATACAGCCAAAATTAGCACCGATGGTACTCATCAAATTGTCATATTACCTGAAGAATTTCAAATAACTGGCACTGAGGTTTACATTAAGAAAGTTGGTAATGCGATCGTTCTCATCGCTAAAGATAATCCTTGGCAATCTTTGTTTGAAAGCTTAGAGCAATTCTCTGAAGATTTCATGACTACTAGAGAACAGCCCTCCCTCGATGTGCGAGAGGCTTTGTAG
- a CDS encoding type II toxin-antitoxin system VapC family toxin translates to MLLLDTNICIYLIKQKPPKVLARFRSLALSDISISSITVAELEYGVCKSQQQEKNRSALMQFLIPLEIVEFDHAAATVYGSIRNDLESRGLVIGSMDMLIAAHALSLGVTLVSNNVREFSRISNLSIENWAE, encoded by the coding sequence TTGCTATTGCTTGATACCAACATTTGTATCTATCTGATTAAGCAAAAACCGCCTAAGGTACTGGCGCGATTTCGATCCCTTGCTTTGTCAGATATCAGCATTTCTTCCATCACTGTCGCCGAATTAGAATATGGAGTTTGCAAGAGCCAACAGCAAGAGAAAAACCGTAGTGCCTTAATGCAATTTTTAATACCTCTAGAAATTGTTGAGTTCGATCACGCTGCTGCAACCGTTTATGGCTCGATTAGAAATGACTTGGAAAGTAGGGGGCTTGTCATTGGCTCAATGGATATGCTGATTGCTGCCCATGCCTTAAGTCTTGGAGTTACTCTTGTAAGTAATAATGTACGCGAGTTTTCACGTATTTCTAACCTATCTATAGAAAATTGGGCGGAATAA
- a CDS encoding aromatic ring-hydroxylating dioxygenase subunit alpha, translating into MELATTLTSHTVQNAVREVGINPNHWYAVSWANQLKPGDIIPVVIWQQAIAVYRDINGQLHALEDFCPHKGVALHKGKVHGCNLACAYHGWEFDSEGSCVKIPYLPEKQKLPRASVRSYPIQEKYNLIWIFPGEPHLAATCQLPHIPEFFETEWLVVPISAHFQAHFSICNENTMDVFHGFLHQGLQGWFDPVLLSLKETENSVRAEYNVSYKGHMAKFLGLSDRADTVTTLPITVEYRYPHYATSLQGVSSLYLMRLPIEPNESRSFALFFFKVRLPQWVLQPLKPILIPLLQRFVLSKFLAQDIEMIESEQQNYLANRQRRYVEINPAIIAIQRLIVRQYEQFMQKSIQPSLKYQERESITNSTSAS; encoded by the coding sequence ATGGAACTGGCGACAACACTCACAAGCCACACTGTGCAAAATGCTGTCCGTGAGGTAGGGATTAATCCGAATCACTGGTATGCGGTAAGTTGGGCAAATCAACTCAAGCCTGGGGACATTATACCTGTCGTTATCTGGCAGCAGGCGATCGCAGTTTACCGCGATATCAACGGTCAACTTCATGCACTCGAAGATTTTTGTCCGCATAAAGGCGTTGCATTACACAAAGGTAAAGTCCACGGCTGTAATCTGGCTTGCGCTTACCATGGTTGGGAATTTGATAGCGAAGGCAGTTGTGTAAAAATTCCATACCTACCCGAAAAACAAAAGCTACCGCGTGCATCCGTTCGCAGTTATCCTATTCAAGAAAAATATAATCTGATCTGGATTTTTCCTGGGGAACCACACCTCGCTGCAACTTGTCAATTACCCCATATTCCAGAGTTTTTTGAAACTGAGTGGTTAGTCGTGCCCATTTCTGCTCATTTTCAGGCACATTTTTCGATCTGCAACGAAAACACGATGGATGTGTTTCATGGATTTCTGCATCAAGGATTACAAGGCTGGTTCGATCCCGTTTTACTCAGCCTCAAAGAAACCGAAAATTCCGTTCGCGCCGAGTACAATGTTTCCTACAAAGGTCACATGGCGAAGTTTCTGGGGTTGAGCGATCGCGCCGATACTGTCACCACATTGCCAATTACCGTAGAGTATCGCTACCCACACTATGCCACCTCACTACAAGGCGTTTCCTCTTTATACTTGATGCGCTTACCCATAGAACCAAACGAAAGTCGTTCGTTTGCTTTATTCTTTTTTAAAGTCCGCCTACCACAATGGGTACTACAACCGCTCAAACCCATACTCATACCACTACTTCAGCGCTTTGTTTTGTCTAAGTTTCTAGCGCAAGACATCGAGATGATTGAAAGCGAACAGCAGAACTATCTCGCAAATCGTCAACGCAGATATGTAGAAATTAATCCAGCGATTATTGCTATTCAACGATTAATTGTCCGGCAATATGAACAATTTATGCAAAAATCTATACAACCGTCCTTAAAATATCAGGAGCGAGAATCAATTACCAATTCTACGAGTGCGTCTTAA